In Corylus avellana chromosome ca2, CavTom2PMs-1.0, the following proteins share a genomic window:
- the LOC132173072 gene encoding putative pentatricopeptide repeat-containing protein At1g64310, with protein sequence MFFHHHFLHLELSKTYQSLSRTKQLHAFIIKTLLLDPFYATRIVRFYAINNDICAARNLFDKTPQRSAFLWNSIIRAYAQVHNFGEALSLFNTMFKTETKPDSFSYACIIRACSEDFNLDALRLVHGGVIFSGLGLDPICSSAFVTAYSKLGLVDEASWVFHGIVEPDLVMWNSMISGYGCCGFWDKGLELFSRMRSEGRRPDGYTVVGLLSGLAYSSLLSVGQGIHGFCLKTSFDSNAHVGSVFVSIYSGCKTVSA encoded by the coding sequence ATGTTCTTTCACCACCATTTTCTTCACTTAGAACTCTCCAAGACTTACCAATCACTGTCAAGAACCAAACAACTGCATGCTTTTATCATAAAGACCCTCCTCCTTGACCCATTTTATGCAACCAGAATAGTAAGATTTTATGCCATCAATAACGACATTTGCGCTGCGCGCAACCTGTTCGACAAAACGCCCCAACGGAGTGCGTTTCTTTGGAATTCAATAATTCGAGCATATGCGCAAGTCCACAACTTTGGTGAAGCATTATCTCTCTTTAACACGATGTTTAAAACTGAAACTAAACCTGATAGTTTTTCTTATGCTTGTATTATACGAGCGTGCTCTGAGGATTTCAATTTAGATGCACTGAGACTTGTTCATGGAGGAGTAATATTCTCTGGGTTGGGATTGGATCCCATTTGCAGTAGTGCATTCGTGACGGCTTATTCGAAACTGGGTCTGGTTGATGAAGCCAGTTGGGTATTTCATGGGATAGTTGAGCCGGATTTGGTGATGTGGAATTCAATGATTTCTGGTTATGGATGTTGTGGATTTTGGGATAAAGGGCTAGAGCTGTTCAGTAGAATGAGAAGTGAGGGGAGGCGGCCAGATGGATATACAGTAGTCGGGTTGCTCTCAGGTTTAGCATATTCCAGCTTGCTGAGTGTTGGGCAAGGAATACATGGATTTTGTCTGAAAACTTCCTTTGATTCTAATGCTCATGTAGGCAGTGTATTTGTGAGCATATACTCGGGATGTAAGACTGTAAGTGCATGA